The following are from one region of the Veillonella nakazawae genome:
- a CDS encoding basic amino acid ABC transporter substrate-binding protein, translating to MFKFKKLTAIALVAVAAMGLLAGCGNDKPKMTQQEGVLRVGSETTFPPFEFTEGDKYVGFDVDLSEAIAKKLGLKMEFKSMGFDALIPAVQSGDIDMIAAGINATPEREKALDFSDVYFDQGGFITVVRKDNTTIHNMDELAGHTVGAQIGTIPVEMAQKIPNTTVKQIDSNANIFMELKAGTIDGAIIDNAVAMYYLKQGADKDLKLVGEPTKAEGTVLGMKKGNKALQEAVNKALKELKEDGTYQKIYDKWFGDYNKK from the coding sequence ATGTTTAAGTTCAAAAAATTGACAGCCATCGCCCTCGTAGCGGTAGCAGCAATGGGTTTATTGGCTGGTTGTGGTAATGACAAACCAAAAATGACACAACAAGAAGGTGTATTGCGTGTAGGTTCTGAAACTACATTCCCACCATTCGAATTCACTGAAGGCGATAAATACGTTGGTTTCGACGTTGATTTGTCCGAAGCAATTGCTAAAAAACTTGGTTTAAAAATGGAATTCAAATCCATGGGCTTCGATGCTTTAATTCCAGCAGTTCAATCTGGCGACATCGATATGATCGCAGCAGGTATCAATGCTACACCTGAACGTGAAAAAGCATTGGACTTCTCCGATGTATACTTCGACCAAGGTGGTTTCATCACAGTTGTTCGTAAAGACAACACAACAATCCATAACATGGATGAATTAGCAGGTCATACTGTAGGTGCTCAAATCGGTACTATCCCTGTTGAAATGGCTCAAAAAATCCCTAATACAACAGTAAAACAAATTGATTCCAATGCTAATATCTTCATGGAATTGAAAGCTGGTACAATCGACGGTGCTATCATCGATAACGCAGTGGCTATGTACTACCTTAAACAAGGTGCTGACAAAGACCTTAAACTCGTAGGCGAACCTACTAAAGCTGAAGGTACAGTTCTTGGCATGAAAAAAGGCAACAAAGCTTTACAAGAAGCTGTTAACAAAGCTCTTAAAGAACTTAAAGAAGACGGCACTTACCAAAAAATCTACGACAAATGGTTCGGCGATTACAACAAAAAATAA
- a CDS encoding amidohydrolase, with the protein MSLTNTFSDLCKSFAPDAFAINYTLAKNPELSSHEFETVKTIGAVLEKYGMDVTYEFCNLPTAFKASPVKVDNPKGRLAILCEYDALPEVGHACGHCASGSLSVLAALTLRKMQQDGVAFNMDIDIIGTPDEEATGCKVDMCNAGVFKDYDLAIMVHLDGEETRPNSQFLALDCFRARYHGKPAHAAGEPWNGINAVNGVQLAIHAMDMMRQQVRPETRIGTWIIAGGTASNVIPEFGELEVTVRHTERDYLNGLSEQIKKIFEGAALCTGTTVDIEFYGNPYDDMNQNHRGTALIEAVMADMGLDFEPGPAALGGSSDIGNVSYQCAAFHPKLRLAGDDKVCHSKEFAAAMLEPTIEQTILDGANIIGRTLLSLVENPAVLEEIVAEFNASK; encoded by the coding sequence ATGTCCCTTACGAATACCTTTTCAGATCTTTGTAAAAGCTTTGCACCTGATGCGTTTGCTATTAACTATACATTAGCTAAGAACCCAGAGCTTTCTAGTCATGAATTTGAGACCGTAAAAACGATTGGTGCTGTTCTTGAAAAATATGGTATGGATGTAACTTATGAATTTTGTAATCTACCAACAGCATTTAAGGCATCTCCTGTAAAAGTAGATAACCCTAAAGGCCGTTTGGCTATCCTCTGTGAATATGATGCGTTGCCTGAAGTAGGGCATGCATGCGGTCACTGTGCGAGCGGCTCCCTGAGTGTACTCGCAGCATTAACGCTACGCAAAATGCAACAAGACGGCGTTGCTTTCAATATGGACATTGATATTATCGGTACACCAGATGAAGAAGCCACAGGTTGCAAGGTGGATATGTGTAATGCAGGCGTGTTTAAAGACTATGATTTAGCTATCATGGTTCACCTCGATGGTGAAGAAACACGACCTAATTCACAATTCTTGGCACTAGACTGTTTCCGTGCACGCTATCATGGTAAACCAGCCCATGCAGCAGGTGAGCCTTGGAACGGCATTAATGCGGTAAACGGCGTACAACTTGCTATTCACGCGATGGATATGATGCGCCAACAAGTGCGACCTGAAACGCGCATCGGCACATGGATCATTGCCGGTGGGACTGCATCTAATGTTATCCCTGAGTTTGGCGAGTTAGAAGTAACCGTACGTCATACAGAACGGGACTATTTGAATGGCTTATCTGAACAGATTAAGAAAATCTTTGAAGGGGCTGCCCTTTGTACTGGAACAACAGTGGATATAGAATTTTACGGCAATCCCTATGATGATATGAACCAAAACCACCGTGGTACTGCTCTTATTGAAGCGGTCATGGCAGATATGGGCCTAGACTTTGAACCGGGACCAGCAGCCCTCGGCGGTAGCTCCGACATCGGTAATGTGAGCTATCAATGTGCGGCGTTCCACCCTAAATTACGACTTGCTGGGGACGATAAAGTATGCCACTCTAAAGAATTCGCAGCCGCTATGCTAGAACCAACCATTGAACAAACAATCCTTGATGGAGCCAATATTATTGGTCGTACATTATTAAGTTTGGTAGAAAACCCAGCAGTATTAGAAGAGATTGTGGCTGAATTTAATGCATCTAAGTAG
- a CDS encoding HAD family hydrolase, whose amino-acid sequence MSSTETLQIKNYIGLTGDKPIRFIASDVDGTLVNDAKAIPNEAIEAIRAARESGIRVAIASGRAWNEMNDVIEKLPCLRYFMCTNGAYVMDKDEKRTLFHVTFDKEQALYLLRKLLTYGVYVEAYVKDKIFGMYPPSRCITPERLCACVDERNEGDDSNTKSSYSVMNNHISADTEGHLPGETHDHYALAEGDAAAHTKMSECEVEQSNFFFRPNIRPFILATRTMVPDLLAHMEALDEGPEKMQIFYGDEPMRQRILQDLRDEYQGMSHDGTGRERFYDVLLSSEGNLEFVLPHTTKGTAVEALANHWKFSPDEVMTLGDSENDLSMLRFAGASVAMGNGKPNIKEAARYVTTDNNHHGVAKAIYSAIAYNNELLKKQ is encoded by the coding sequence ATGTCCTCAACTGAAACATTACAAATTAAAAATTATATAGGTCTCACCGGTGATAAACCCATCCGATTCATTGCATCCGACGTAGATGGAACCTTGGTTAATGATGCGAAAGCAATTCCTAATGAGGCTATCGAGGCGATTCGTGCTGCTCGTGAAAGCGGCATTCGTGTAGCCATCGCTTCTGGTCGCGCTTGGAATGAGATGAATGATGTTATCGAGAAACTACCATGTTTACGCTATTTCATGTGTACCAATGGGGCCTATGTAATGGATAAAGATGAAAAACGCACTTTATTCCATGTAACCTTTGATAAAGAACAGGCCTTATATTTATTGCGTAAACTCTTAACCTATGGCGTTTATGTAGAGGCCTATGTGAAAGATAAAATCTTTGGCATGTATCCGCCGTCTCGTTGTATTACACCTGAACGCTTATGTGCCTGTGTAGATGAACGTAATGAGGGCGATGACAGTAATACAAAGAGTTCTTATAGCGTAATGAATAATCATATATCTGCTGATACAGAAGGACATCTACCTGGTGAAACCCATGATCACTATGCCTTGGCCGAAGGTGATGCAGCAGCGCATACAAAGATGTCTGAGTGTGAAGTAGAACAGTCTAATTTCTTCTTTAGACCTAATATCCGCCCATTTATCTTGGCAACACGAACTATGGTGCCTGATTTACTAGCTCATATGGAAGCCTTAGATGAAGGTCCTGAGAAGATGCAAATCTTTTACGGCGATGAGCCTATGCGCCAAAGAATCTTACAAGATTTGCGTGATGAATATCAAGGTATGTCTCATGATGGTACAGGTCGTGAACGCTTTTATGATGTACTGCTCTCTAGTGAAGGTAATCTTGAATTCGTACTACCACATACCACAAAGGGAACCGCTGTAGAAGCACTGGCAAATCACTGGAAATTTAGTCCCGATGAAGTCATGACCTTAGGGGATAGTGAAAACGACCTATCCATGCTGCGTTTTGCAGGTGCTAGCGTAGCTATGGGTAATGGGAAGCCAAATATTAAAGAAGCAGCACGTTATGTGACGACCGATAATAACCATCATGGCGTGGCCAAAGCAATCTATTCCGCCATTGCGTATAACAATGAATTACTAAAAAAACAGTAA
- a CDS encoding DUF362 domain-containing protein — protein MGNLKFNIDDTCVKCGACAVDCPVQCITQGETRFNIGKGCIGCGDCYSICPVGAVKMSKRETDKE, from the coding sequence ATGGGAAATCTAAAGTTTAATATAGATGATACTTGTGTTAAGTGCGGTGCGTGTGCGGTAGATTGTCCTGTTCAATGCATTACCCAAGGGGAGACTCGGTTTAATATAGGTAAAGGTTGTATTGGATGTGGCGATTGTTACTCCATCTGTCCTGTAGGAGCTGTAAAGATGTCTAAACGTGAGACTGATAAAGAATAG
- the guaA gene encoding glutamine-hydrolyzing GMP synthase — protein MENKEFVIVVDFGGQYNQLIARRVRENHVYCEVYPYNKALDKIKELKPQGIIFTGGPNSVYEENSPKIEKEIFELGIPVLGMCYGMQFMAHTLGGEVKSADNREFGKTPTKVDTTSPLFKGLDEDQVVWMSHVDYVAKVPEGFEIIAHTKDCPVASMQNKERKLYAMQYHAEVLHTEHGKEMLHNFLYEVCGFTGTWTMANYAKTAIEEIRNTVGDGKVLLALSGGVDSSVAAALISKAVGDQLTCIFVDHGLMRKNEGDEVEAAFKDSGMHFIRVDAEKRFLDKLAGLEDPEAKRKAIGEEFIRVFEDEGRKIGSVDFLAQGTIYPDVIESGTGEAEVIKSHHNVGGLPAVVDFKGLIEPLRNLFKDEVRELGSELGLADYLVWRQPFPGPGLAIRVMGEITKEKLDILRDADYIFRDEIAKAGLDRDINQYFAVLTSTRTVGVMGDFRTYDYTLALRGVTTTDFMTADWARIPYDVLDTISRRIVNEVQHINRIVYDITSKPPATIEWE, from the coding sequence ATGGAAAACAAGGAATTTGTTATTGTTGTTGACTTTGGTGGTCAATATAATCAATTGATCGCGCGCCGTGTTCGTGAAAATCACGTATACTGCGAAGTATATCCATACAACAAAGCGCTGGACAAAATTAAAGAATTAAAACCGCAAGGTATCATCTTCACAGGTGGCCCTAACAGCGTGTATGAAGAAAACTCTCCAAAAATCGAAAAAGAGATTTTTGAACTTGGTATTCCAGTTCTTGGCATGTGCTATGGTATGCAATTTATGGCGCATACATTGGGTGGCGAAGTTAAATCTGCTGACAACCGTGAGTTTGGTAAAACACCTACTAAAGTGGACACTACATCTCCATTGTTCAAAGGCTTGGACGAAGACCAAGTTGTGTGGATGTCCCACGTTGACTATGTAGCAAAAGTTCCTGAAGGGTTCGAAATTATTGCGCATACAAAAGACTGCCCTGTTGCATCTATGCAAAATAAAGAACGCAAATTATACGCTATGCAATATCATGCAGAAGTATTGCATACTGAACATGGTAAAGAAATGCTTCACAACTTCTTATATGAAGTATGCGGCTTCACAGGCACATGGACAATGGCAAACTATGCAAAAACTGCTATTGAAGAAATTCGTAACACTGTAGGCGATGGCAAAGTATTGTTAGCATTGTCTGGCGGTGTAGATAGCTCCGTTGCAGCAGCTCTTATTTCTAAAGCTGTTGGCGACCAATTGACTTGTATTTTTGTTGACCATGGTTTGATGCGTAAAAACGAAGGCGACGAAGTTGAAGCAGCTTTCAAAGATTCCGGCATGCATTTCATCCGTGTCGATGCAGAAAAACGTTTCTTAGATAAATTGGCTGGTCTTGAAGATCCAGAAGCGAAACGTAAAGCTATCGGCGAAGAATTCATCCGCGTATTCGAAGATGAAGGCCGTAAAATTGGCTCCGTTGACTTCTTGGCGCAAGGTACAATCTACCCTGACGTTATTGAGTCCGGTACTGGCGAAGCAGAAGTTATCAAATCTCACCACAACGTAGGCGGCTTGCCTGCAGTTGTAGACTTTAAAGGCCTTATCGAACCATTGCGCAACCTCTTCAAAGACGAAGTACGTGAACTTGGTTCTGAATTAGGCTTGGCTGACTACCTCGTATGGCGTCAACCATTCCCAGGTCCTGGTCTTGCAATTCGCGTAATGGGCGAAATCACTAAAGAAAAACTCGACATCTTGCGTGATGCGGACTACATCTTCCGTGACGAAATTGCAAAAGCGGGTCTTGATCGCGACATTAACCAATACTTTGCAGTATTAACATCTACACGTACTGTAGGCGTTATGGGTGACTTCCGTACATACGATTACACATTGGCATTGCGTGGCGTAACAACAACAGACTTCATGACTGCTGACTGGGCGCGCATCCCTTACGACGTATTGGACACAATCTCCCGTCGTATCGTAAACGAAGTACAACACATCAACCGTATCGTGTACGATATTACATCTAAACCACCTGCTACAATTGAGTGGGAATAA
- a CDS encoding helix-turn-helix domain-containing protein, protein MKVNCNGFWKILINKNINKQDLAEKVSLVPATIAKMSKDEFVSMEILYRIFISLGTDFGEIILIVEEKK, encoded by the coding sequence ATGAAGGTTAACTGCAATGGGTTTTGGAAAATACTAATTAATAAGAATATAAATAAGCAAGATTTGGCAGAAAAAGTATCATTAGTGCCAGCTACTATAGCAAAAATGAGTAAAGATGAATTTGTCAGTATGGAGATTTTATACAGAATATTTATTTCTTTAGGAACTGATTTTGGTGAAATAATTTTGATTGTGGAGGAAAAGAAATGA
- a CDS encoding SIR2 family protein encodes MNNIVDKKELIEIIEQALYSDELAVFAGAGLSIDAGYYNWQKLLEKPAEKLKLDIFKEKHDLISLAQFYCNKNKRSAINELLSDSFPSNKKPTENHKILSQLPISTYWTTNFDTLIEDALKENNKNVSVRKADKDLQLSYKNYDAVVYKMHGDIQSPSEAVITRDDYEEYGINSRKLFRDVLEGTLLTKTFLFLGFSFSDPNFNFVLSKMRVLLGDDNRPHYYILKKIAKPNRDNFEDEEYKKALEEYKYDLIKQELQIADLDRYGIKICLIDSYEEITEILEIILNRYKRKTVFLSGSAETYAPLDIQVAKDFIRKLSFELVKNGYKVVNGYGLGVGTYVINGITEYCYDHSNIKIEDSLKLMPFPLSAINSEQLRTTWEKYREEMISQCGIAIYMFGNKQKAGEIIKADGVKKEFNIAKSYQLVNIPLAFTGSMAQELYSENGDMVENVLNNDEIKYIANFYDIDTNVDKIIKMINRLNNKEEC; translated from the coding sequence ATGAACAATATTGTCGATAAAAAAGAATTGATTGAAATTATTGAACAGGCATTATATAGTGATGAATTAGCAGTTTTTGCTGGTGCAGGACTCTCTATAGATGCTGGATACTATAACTGGCAAAAGTTATTAGAAAAACCTGCAGAGAAGTTGAAATTAGATATATTCAAAGAAAAGCATGATTTGATTTCATTGGCTCAGTTTTATTGTAATAAAAATAAAAGAAGTGCTATTAATGAACTTTTATCAGATTCCTTTCCATCCAATAAAAAACCAACGGAAAACCATAAGATATTATCACAGCTTCCAATTTCTACATATTGGACAACAAATTTTGATACATTAATTGAAGATGCGTTGAAAGAAAATAATAAAAATGTTTCAGTCAGAAAGGCTGATAAGGATTTACAGCTTTCGTATAAAAATTATGATGCAGTTGTATATAAAATGCATGGAGATATTCAAAGTCCATCTGAGGCAGTAATAACTAGAGATGATTACGAAGAATATGGAATTAATAGTAGAAAATTATTCAGAGATGTTTTAGAGGGAACATTGCTGACAAAGACTTTTTTATTTTTAGGATTCAGTTTTAGTGATCCTAATTTTAATTTTGTACTCAGCAAAATGAGAGTTTTATTGGGGGATGATAATAGACCGCATTATTATATATTAAAAAAAATTGCTAAACCTAATAGAGACAATTTTGAAGACGAAGAATACAAAAAAGCACTAGAAGAATACAAATATGATTTAATTAAACAAGAACTGCAGATTGCAGATTTAGACAGATATGGAATAAAAATATGCTTGATTGATAGCTATGAAGAAATCACGGAGATATTAGAAATTATATTAAATAGATATAAAAGAAAAACTGTGTTCCTTTCAGGAAGTGCAGAAACTTATGCTCCGTTAGATATACAAGTAGCTAAGGATTTTATCAGGAAGCTATCTTTTGAACTTGTTAAGAACGGATATAAAGTTGTTAATGGATATGGATTAGGTGTAGGCACTTATGTAATAAATGGAATCACTGAATATTGCTATGACCACAGCAATATTAAAATTGAAGATAGTTTAAAACTAATGCCATTCCCATTAAGTGCAATAAATAGTGAGCAACTTCGGACAACTTGGGAAAAATATAGAGAAGAAATGATTTCCCAATGTGGTATAGCAATATATATGTTTGGTAATAAACAAAAGGCTGGAGAAATTATTAAAGCTGATGGCGTAAAAAAAGAATTTAATATTGCTAAATCATATCAATTAGTGAATATACCATTAGCATTTACTGGGTCTATGGCTCAGGAATTATATTCTGAAAATGGTGATATGGTTGAAAATGTTTTAAATAATGATGAAATTAAGTATATTGCTAATTTTTATGATATAGACACTAATGTTGATAAAATAATTAAAATGATAAATAGACTTAACAATAAGGAGGAATGTTAA
- a CDS encoding TIR domain-containing protein yields the protein MARKVFFSFHYDEDINRSMTVRNSWVTQGKEAAGFIDKAEFEKVKRNGENAVCKWIDKQLEGTSVTVVLIGKETLKRPFVQYEIRKSIERGNAIIGVYIHNIRDMRTQRTSVKGNSHTVIGYYNDDTPAYFDSICDGLYDYSQDNGYYNLGSWIEKAAQKKGK from the coding sequence ATGGCAAGAAAAGTATTTTTTAGCTTTCATTATGATGAGGATATTAATAGATCAATGACAGTGAGAAATAGTTGGGTTACTCAAGGCAAAGAAGCTGCAGGTTTTATTGATAAGGCGGAATTTGAGAAGGTTAAAAGGAATGGTGAAAATGCTGTTTGCAAATGGATAGATAAGCAACTAGAAGGAACTTCAGTTACTGTAGTCCTAATTGGCAAAGAAACATTAAAACGTCCATTTGTCCAATATGAAATACGAAAAAGCATTGAAAGAGGAAATGCAATAATTGGGGTTTATATACATAACATTAGAGATATGAGAACTCAAAGAACATCAGTAAAGGGCAATTCACATACTGTTATTGGATACTATAATGATGATACACCTGCGTATTTTGACTCTATTTGTGATGGTTTGTATGACTATTCGCAAGACAATGGATATTATAATTTGGGAAGCTGGATCGAAAAAGCAGCACAAAAAAAAGGAAAATAA
- a CDS encoding toll/interleukin-1 receptor domain-containing protein produces MGKTARQFNKTYIDYKKKFKKPIQQVLMLMPYTFSDDDIVNTFKELYPHMWDDLNKQYNFWHSKNMVLIKYGKKSRYNFRKPYNFILDCAFHSANKLRKDKNRIILGKDEVENLKNEIKQLSKSKFDKRKQKVDGTLRFIQEIEPSYTSFFIDRYFNTYDLHQKLEIMRELSKYKSSNITEFFYKVNSCTRNFSLKIEAQNYIQSIGLPFMLRRKKKGKKNYIDNEIVKINSGPEVLKQRLYVDDLEKVKRFDVFISHNSSDMNQIVELYKNLNTKGYVAYIDWVNDKYDLKREWCNASTSEIIKLRIQQSKIFIIFLTESTFKSQWCPWELGYADALNKKIYVYISPNLKNVDIPIFYRGYTEIKSVDEIIIENN; encoded by the coding sequence ATGGGAAAAACAGCAAGGCAATTTAATAAAACTTATATTGATTATAAAAAGAAATTTAAAAAGCCAATTCAACAAGTTTTGATGTTAATGCCATATACTTTTTCAGACGATGATATTGTTAATACATTTAAAGAGTTATATCCACATATGTGGGATGATTTGAATAAACAGTATAATTTTTGGCATAGCAAAAATATGGTTCTAATCAAGTATGGAAAAAAGAGCAGATATAATTTTAGAAAACCATATAATTTTATTTTAGATTGTGCTTTTCATAGTGCGAATAAACTTAGAAAAGATAAGAACAGAATTATTTTGGGAAAAGATGAGGTGGAAAATTTAAAGAATGAAATAAAGCAGCTATCAAAATCCAAATTTGATAAAAGAAAACAAAAAGTCGACGGCACATTAAGATTTATTCAAGAAATAGAACCATCATATACATCATTTTTTATAGATAGATATTTTAATACTTACGACTTGCATCAAAAATTAGAGATAATGAGAGAGCTTTCAAAATATAAATCATCAAATATTACGGAGTTTTTTTACAAGGTTAATTCATGTACGAGAAATTTTTCTTTAAAAATAGAAGCCCAAAACTATATTCAATCTATTGGATTACCATTTATGTTAAGACGTAAGAAAAAAGGTAAGAAAAATTATATTGATAACGAAATTGTAAAAATCAATTCAGGTCCTGAAGTTTTAAAACAGAGACTGTACGTAGATGATTTAGAAAAGGTGAAGAGATTTGATGTTTTTATATCTCATAATTCTAGTGATATGAATCAAATAGTTGAATTATATAAAAATCTAAATACAAAAGGATATGTGGCTTATATAGATTGGGTTAATGATAAATATGATTTGAAACGAGAATGGTGTAATGCTTCAACATCAGAAATTATTAAACTAAGAATACAGCAAAGTAAGATTTTTATAATCTTTTTAACAGAATCAACATTTAAATCGCAGTGGTGTCCATGGGAACTTGGATATGCAGATGCTCTGAATAAAAAAATTTATGTTTATATTTCACCTAATTTAAAAAATGTAGATATTCCTATTTTCTATAGAGGTTACACTGAAATAAAAAGTGTTGATGAAATTATAATAGAAAATAATTGA
- a CDS encoding GNAT family N-acetyltransferase → MAITYTEERNFTPQQTAELFLSVRWVVGKYPDRLHKALMNSSRVISAWDGDRLVGLIRVMDDRELVCFINYVLVHPEYHGRGIAGHLLEMVKEAYKSYLYINVMIGDSKNAPFYEKHGFKIKEDSLPMQYRNVPKYTKR, encoded by the coding sequence ATGGCGATTACGTATACAGAAGAACGAAATTTTACACCTCAACAAACCGCAGAGTTGTTTCTATCTGTTCGTTGGGTGGTGGGCAAGTATCCTGATCGATTACACAAGGCGCTCATGAATTCGTCGCGCGTGATTTCTGCATGGGATGGTGACCGTTTAGTTGGTCTTATTCGTGTCATGGATGATAGAGAGTTGGTGTGCTTCATCAATTATGTGCTGGTTCATCCTGAGTATCATGGCCGCGGTATTGCTGGCCATTTGCTAGAAATGGTAAAAGAGGCTTACAAGTCTTACTTGTACATTAATGTTATGATTGGTGATAGCAAGAATGCACCATTTTACGAGAAGCATGGATTTAAAATTAAAGAAGATTCATTGCCGATGCAGTATCGGAACGTACCTAAATATACAAAAAGATAA
- a CDS encoding GNAT family N-acetyltransferase: protein MDILIRKATTSDLDLVTHIEATCFPPAEAAPREAFKERLDHYAGQFLIAFNGDTPIGFIDGFVSDDEILTDEMFAHASLHNPNGAWQMIFGLNTLPEYRNRGVGGQLIKAFIDLAREENRKGVILTCKEEKIPYYAKFGFVNEGESESDHGGAKWYQMRVAF, encoded by the coding sequence ATGGATATATTAATACGAAAAGCGACAACCTCTGATTTAGATTTAGTGACACATATAGAAGCAACTTGTTTCCCGCCTGCTGAGGCGGCACCTCGTGAGGCTTTTAAGGAGCGACTAGACCATTATGCAGGTCAGTTTTTAATTGCCTTTAACGGCGATACACCTATTGGTTTTATCGATGGCTTTGTGTCTGATGATGAAATCTTAACGGATGAGATGTTCGCTCATGCTTCGCTGCATAATCCTAATGGCGCATGGCAAATGATTTTTGGCCTAAATACATTGCCTGAATACCGTAATCGTGGTGTTGGAGGTCAGTTGATAAAGGCTTTCATAGACTTGGCTAGAGAGGAAAACCGAAAGGGTGTTATTTTAACCTGTAAGGAAGAAAAGATACCTTATTATGCCAAGTTTGGTTTTGTAAATGAAGGTGAATCAGAGTCTGATCATGGCGGTGCCAAATGGTATCAGATGCGTGTTGCGTTTTAG
- a CDS encoding metal ABC transporter permease translates to MTVHTEILLIAIAVSIACAIPGVFLVLRRMSMMADAITHTVFLGIVLAFFVTEDLNSPLLLVGATVVGVGTVWLTEMIHNTGLVNEDASIGIIFPLLFSIAIILVSLYSGNAHLDVDTALLGEIAFAPFDRWIVNGTDLGPVSLWISLGVAVINLLLVMLFYKELQLSTFDPLLAGLFGFMPALIHYVLMTMVSLTVVASFQAVGAILVIGLMIGPAVIAYLWTDSVKAMLTSSIIIGIICAVIGTEVAFTLDVSIAGAIATTIGLALLIAVIGTPKTGYIATYLRQRHLRRHYRETMMLCHIYTHMNTPVAAIENGIGTIHEHLNWKPDYTHQAASHLKKQGLLYVTNGYYMLTDKGVAQVKEII, encoded by the coding sequence ATGACAGTACATACAGAGATTTTACTCATCGCCATCGCAGTATCCATCGCGTGCGCTATCCCGGGTGTATTCCTCGTGCTGCGCCGCATGTCCATGATGGCTGACGCCATTACACACACCGTATTCCTCGGCATCGTACTCGCTTTCTTTGTAACGGAAGACTTAAACTCTCCCTTGCTTCTAGTAGGGGCAACCGTAGTCGGCGTAGGAACGGTGTGGCTTACAGAGATGATTCATAACACGGGCCTCGTCAACGAAGACGCGTCCATTGGTATCATCTTCCCCCTTCTATTCTCCATTGCCATCATCCTCGTCAGTCTATACAGCGGCAACGCACACCTTGACGTAGATACCGCACTTCTAGGGGAAATCGCGTTCGCTCCATTCGACAGATGGATTGTAAACGGTACCGACCTAGGTCCTGTATCACTATGGATCTCCCTTGGGGTAGCGGTCATCAACCTCCTATTAGTTATGCTCTTCTACAAGGAGCTACAGCTATCTACCTTCGATCCACTATTGGCAGGGCTCTTCGGCTTTATGCCAGCCCTCATCCACTACGTGCTGATGACCATGGTATCCCTTACCGTGGTGGCTTCATTCCAAGCAGTAGGCGCTATCCTCGTTATCGGCCTCATGATCGGACCTGCGGTCATCGCTTATTTATGGACGGACTCTGTGAAAGCCATGCTCACTAGCAGTATCATCATCGGCATTATCTGTGCCGTCATCGGTACGGAAGTTGCTTTCACCCTAGACGTATCCATTGCAGGCGCTATCGCAACAACGATCGGTCTCGCCTTATTAATTGCCGTTATTGGCACCCCAAAGACAGGATATATTGCAACCTATCTTCGCCAACGCCACTTGCGTCGTCACTATCGAGAAACGATGATGCTCTGCCACATCTATACCCATATGAATACACCTGTAGCGGCCATCGAAAATGGTATCGGCACCATTCACGAACACTTGAACTGGAAGCCAGACTATACACACCAAGCCGCATCACACCTTAAGAAACAAGGCTTGTTGTACGTAACAAATGGGTACTATATGCTGACCGATAAAGGTGTGGCGCAAGTTAAAGAAATTATTTAA